In one Macaca nemestrina isolate mMacNem1 chromosome 2, mMacNem.hap1, whole genome shotgun sequence genomic region, the following are encoded:
- the LOC112426428 gene encoding uncharacterized protein isoform X1, producing the protein MFLLLSEAPSTGSSIPEPSDRCWVAPSCTGAAPGEVCHQDGLEVHQEHRRGVGHAEQCQEMGPWKTLILLSWGHGPGGTSLKSAATTSCDLGRILPTLASVSLPAQYGSEQASLSSLLNLQAVTKHWEQEAAWRVALMKSLVSLLVGTHDVLQDIHLCMATWSANNGEQARLEDRGRAGACKVIWALGLGGRGCGSLGQSDWDQGLQS; encoded by the exons ATGTTCCTCCTGCTCTCTGAAGCTCCCTCCACAGGCTCCTCCATCCCAGAACCTTCCGACAG GTGCTGGGTGGCTCCAAGTTGTACCGGAGCAGCTCCAGGTGAAGTGTGTCATCAGGATGGACTTGAAGTACACCAGGAACACCGGAGGGGAGTGGGGCATGCAGAGCAATGCCAG GAAATGGGCCCATGGAAGACCCTGATCCTTCTGAGCTGGGGGCACGGGCCTGGGGGCACCAGCCTCAAATCTGCAGCCACTACGTCCTGTGACCTCGGCAGGATtctacctaccttggcctcagtttccctccctgCACAATATGGGAGTGAGCAAGCCAGTCTGTCAAGCCTGCTCAACCTACAGGCTGTGACAAAGCACTGGGAACAAGAGGCAGCATGGAG GGTGGCCTTGATGAAGTCCTTGGTGTCACTGCTGGTGGGCACTCATGACGTGCTCCAGGACATCCACCTGTGCATGGCCACATGGTCAGCAAACAATGGAGAGCaggccaggctggaggacagaGGGAGGGCCGGAGCCTGCAAGGTCATCTGGGCCCTGGGCCTTGGAGGCAGGGGCTGTGGGTCTCTTGGGCAGAGTGACTGGGACCAGGGCCTCCAGTCCTAA
- the LOC112426428 gene encoding uncharacterized protein C3orf86-like isoform X2: protein MSRSQFGQGQKPLDVFFWVNEISGEITYPPQKADAPAVSPESPQEKAPSWPKSMQGAPCSPQGPPAQRPAPAPPSKASLKDLGSGSPRPSAPTWGQAKAGGARSPPPFSAIPVTISSPGVTLPILGPLGPAPQPPILTSPLSPSAPWDFTCKLKNVLTGNNWFSF, encoded by the coding sequence ATGTCTAGAAGTCAGTTTGGACAGGGGCAGAAACCTCTAGACGTGTTTTTCTGGGTGAACGAGATAAGCGGAGAAATCACCTACCCCCCGCAGAAGGCAGATGCACCTGCTGTTTCTCCTGAGAGCCCACAAGAGAAGGCCCCATCTTGGCCCAAGAGCATGCAGGGGGCTCCTTGCAGTCCCCAGGGCCCGCCTGCACAGAGGCCTGCCCCTGCACCTCCATCTAAGGCTTCTCTGAAAGACTTAGGCTCAGGTAGCCCCCGCCCATCTGCACCGACCTGGGGCCAGGCCAAAGCCGGAGGAGCGAGGAGCCCCCCACCGTTCTCAGCAATCCCTGTTACCATCTCATCACCAGGAGTGACTCTGCCCATACTCGGGCCCCTGGGACCAGCCCCTCAGCCACCAATCTTGACCTCTCCTCTCAGCCCTTCTGCACCCTGGGACTTCACCTGCAAGCTGAAAAATGTCCTTACTGGGAATAACTGGTTTTCCTTTTGA